In Halofilum ochraceum, a single window of DNA contains:
- a CDS encoding tetratricopeptide repeat protein — MSVINRMLADLERRGAPGARRQHTANASARALSPRGALTRLRPLGPPVLLVALVIVAATLWREQWPRVLALVESTREAPAVEVTATDAKESGEASLPGVRRFEFERDGATTRLVVAFDRPLEQAPGYGRTGDRIGLQLPARWDREAPPAPPGDQSVYRSAVVNDRAEDGTRITMRVDPEARFDLAIDGDRLTLTGRAPSGGERDRSGEASGADGSDPEVGVGVAETGDTAERGTNGTGTTGATTPGDTLQVAAQSGATAEGDRPERSERSGQSEDETADKDDRADAGRGSAAPASNDDGADNVTRTAASAGGSGSAEANERADESEGRVRKSEPDIGPQERAQRLEAKARERLGDGDVTAARRHLAKALEFDPDRHAARDLLVGLSLRSGDSAAARNLLAEGVARAPERIAYAKPFARLLVDAGDLERALRVLQRAAPATDGDAGYHGLTAAVAQRLKRHELAASAYTRALEINSGRGVWWMGLGISLRATGHPDEALAAFREARASGDLNERLDRWVQQRIEALARTGE; from the coding sequence ATGAGCGTGATCAACCGCATGCTCGCCGACCTCGAACGCAGGGGCGCCCCGGGGGCACGACGGCAGCACACCGCGAACGCGTCCGCGCGTGCGCTGTCCCCGCGCGGGGCCCTCACGCGCTTGCGCCCTCTGGGGCCGCCCGTGCTGCTGGTCGCCCTGGTGATCGTGGCCGCCACCCTCTGGCGGGAACAGTGGCCACGGGTGCTGGCTCTGGTCGAGAGCACGCGCGAGGCACCGGCCGTAGAGGTCACGGCGACCGACGCCAAAGAATCCGGTGAAGCTTCACTGCCAGGCGTCCGCCGGTTCGAGTTCGAGCGCGATGGTGCGACGACCCGCCTCGTCGTCGCGTTCGACCGTCCACTGGAGCAGGCGCCGGGGTATGGCCGGACGGGAGACCGGATCGGTCTGCAGTTGCCGGCGCGCTGGGATCGGGAGGCACCGCCCGCGCCGCCGGGGGATCAGTCCGTATACCGCAGCGCCGTCGTGAACGATCGCGCGGAGGACGGCACACGTATCACCATGCGTGTGGATCCGGAAGCGCGCTTCGATCTCGCGATCGATGGCGATCGGCTGACCCTCACGGGACGCGCGCCTTCCGGGGGCGAGCGCGATCGGTCCGGGGAGGCGTCGGGTGCCGACGGCTCGGATCCGGAGGTTGGCGTGGGTGTGGCTGAGACCGGGGATACCGCCGAACGCGGGACCAACGGAACCGGGACCACCGGCGCGACGACGCCAGGCGATACCCTGCAGGTGGCCGCGCAAAGCGGAGCGACCGCCGAGGGCGATCGGCCCGAGCGGTCCGAACGCTCCGGGCAATCCGAAGACGAAACGGCGGATAAGGACGACCGTGCAGACGCCGGACGGGGATCGGCCGCGCCGGCGAGCAACGACGACGGTGCGGACAATGTGACGCGGACGGCTGCGTCCGCTGGCGGCAGTGGATCCGCAGAGGCGAACGAACGGGCGGACGAATCCGAAGGCCGGGTCCGGAAGTCCGAACCCGATATCGGACCGCAGGAGCGCGCGCAGCGGCTCGAGGCCAAGGCCCGGGAGCGCCTCGGCGATGGGGATGTCACGGCGGCGCGGCGGCACCTCGCGAAAGCGCTCGAGTTCGATCCCGACCGTCATGCCGCACGGGATCTGCTGGTCGGTCTATCCCTGCGCAGCGGCGACTCGGCGGCGGCACGCAACCTGCTTGCAGAGGGTGTGGCACGGGCGCCGGAGCGCATCGCCTATGCGAAACCGTTCGCCCGCCTGCTGGTCGACGCGGGCGATCTGGAGCGCGCACTGCGCGTGCTGCAGCGCGCGGCGCCGGCAACCGACGGTGATGCCGGGTACCATGGGCTTACCGCCGCCGTCGCCCAGCGCCTGAAACGGCACGAACTCGCCGCGAGCGCCTACACGCGTGCGCTGGAAATCAACAGCGGCCGCGGCGTGTGGTGGATGGGGCTGGGCATATCGCTGCGCGCGACCGGCCATCCGGACGAGGCGCTGGCCGCGTTCCGCGAGGCCCGCGCGAGCGGTGATCTGAACGAGCGGCTCGACCGCTGGGTGCAACAGCGTATCGAGGCGCTGGCGCGTACCGGGGAGTAG
- a CDS encoding ExeA family protein translates to MSGEVGTGKTMLCRMLLSELREDERAIYIPNPHLMPSMLRVAVARELGLEADSRLDQNLLLSRIQDRLIELGHEGIRPIVCLDEAQAMPDETLEALRLLTNLETEKRKLLQVVLFGQPELDEKLAKPSLRQVRQRIAWSCRLEPYDRNDIAAYLDHRLAVAGYDGHRLFRDGAVDALHRTSGGIPRLINIIAHKALMLTYGRGGDTVRVADVEAAAADTDGALESASNRGRTWLLAAGLVALAIGVLALLRPGGLLP, encoded by the coding sequence GTGAGCGGCGAGGTCGGTACCGGCAAAACGATGCTGTGCCGCATGCTGTTGTCGGAACTGCGCGAAGACGAACGCGCGATCTACATCCCGAACCCGCACCTCATGCCGTCGATGCTACGCGTGGCCGTCGCCCGCGAACTGGGTCTCGAGGCGGACAGCCGGCTGGACCAGAATCTCCTGCTCAGCCGGATCCAGGATCGACTCATCGAGCTTGGACACGAAGGCATCCGGCCCATCGTCTGCCTCGACGAGGCCCAGGCGATGCCCGATGAGACCCTGGAAGCCCTGCGCCTGTTGACCAACCTGGAAACGGAAAAGCGCAAACTGCTGCAGGTGGTCCTGTTCGGCCAGCCCGAACTCGACGAGAAGCTGGCGAAACCCTCGCTGCGCCAGGTGCGCCAGCGCATCGCCTGGTCGTGCCGGCTCGAGCCGTACGACCGCAACGACATCGCCGCCTATCTGGACCACCGCCTCGCCGTCGCCGGTTACGACGGCCATCGCCTGTTCCGCGATGGCGCGGTGGACGCGCTCCACCGCACCAGCGGCGGCATTCCACGCCTGATCAACATTATCGCCCACAAGGCGCTGATGCTGACGTACGGCCGCGGCGGCGATACCGTGCGCGTGGCGGATGTCGAGGCAGCCGCCGCCGATACCGACGGTGCGCTGGAATCGGCCAGCAACCGCGGCCGGACCTGGCTCCTGGCGGCCGGCCTCGTAGCGCTTGCCATCGGCGTCCTGGCCCTGTTGCGGCCCGGTGGGTTGTTGCCATGA